Proteins encoded together in one Balaenoptera ricei isolate mBalRic1 chromosome 2, mBalRic1.hap2, whole genome shotgun sequence window:
- the PRMT5 gene encoding protein arginine N-methyltransferase 5 isoform X3, with product MPVFHPRFKREFTQEPAKNRPGPQTRSDLLLSGRDWNTLIVGKLSPWIRPDSKVEKIRRNSEAAMLQELNFGAYLGLPAFLLPLNQEDNTNLARVLTNHIHTGHHSSMFWMRVPLVAPEDLRDDIIENAPTSHTEEYSGEEKTWMWWHNFRTLCDYSKRIAVALEIGADLPSNHVIDRWLGEPIKAAILPTSIFLTNKKGFPVLSKMHQRLIFRLLKLEVQFIITGTNHHSEKEFCSYLQYLEYLSQNRPPPNAYELFAKGYEDYLQSPLQPLMDNLESQTYEVFEKDPIKYSQYQQAIYKCLLDRVPEEEKDTNVQVLMVLGAGRGPLVNASLRAAKQADRRIKLYAVEKNPNAVVTLENWQFEEWGSQVTVVSSDMREWVAPEKADIIVSELLGSFADNELSPECLDGAQHFLKDDGVSIPGEYTSFLAPISSSKLYNEVRACREKDRDPEAQFEMPYVVRLHNFHQLSAPQPCFTFSHPNRDPMIDNNRYCTLEFPVEVNTVLHGFAGYFETVLYQDITLSIRPETHSPGMFSWFPILFPIKQPITVREGQTICVRFWRCSNSKKVWYEWAVTAPVCSAIHNPTGRSYTIGL from the exons ATGCCTGTGTTCCACCCGCGTTTCAAGAGGGAGTTCACTCAGGAACCTGCTAAGAATCGGCCGGGCCCCCAGACACGATCAGACCTACTGCTGTCAGGAAGGG ACTGGAATACACTAATTGTGGGAAAGCTTTCTCCATGGATTCGCCCAGACTCAAAAGTGGAAAAGATCCGCAGGAACTCCGAGGCG GCTATGTTACAGGAGCTGAATTTTGGGGCATATTTGGGTCTTCCAGCTTTCCTGCTGCCCCTAAATCAGGAAGATAACACAAACTTGGCTAGAGTTTTGACCAACCACATCCACACTGGCCACCACTCCTCCATG TTCTGGATGCGGGTCCCATTGGTGGCACCGGAGGACCTGAGAGATGATATAATTGAGAATGCGCCAACTTCACACACAGAGGAGTACAGTGGAGAGGAGAAGACATGGATGTG GTGGCACAACTTCCGGACCTTGTGTGATTATAGCAAGAGGATTGCGGTGG CTCTCGAAATTGGTGCTGACCTCCCATCTAATCATGTCATTGATCGTTGGCTTGGGGAGCCCATCAAAGCAGCCATTCTCCCCACCAGCATTTTCCTGACCAATAAGAAGGGATTTCCTGTTCTTTCTAAGATGCACCAGAGGCTGATCTTCCGACTCCTCAAG TTGGAGGTGCAATTCATCATCACAGGCACCAACCACCACTCAGAGAAAGAGTTCTGCTCCTACCTCCAGTACTTGGAATACTTGAGCCAGAATCGACCTCCACCCAATGCCTACGAACTCTTTGCCAAGGGCTATGAAGACTACCTGCAGTCCCCACTCCAG CCACTGATGGATAATCTGGAATCTCAGACATACGAAGTGTTTGAAAAGGACCCTATCAAATACTCTCAGTACCAGCAG GCCATCTATAAATGTCTGTTAGACCGAGTGCCAGAGGAAGAGAAGGACACCAATGTCCA GGTGCTGATGGTGCTGGGAGCAGGCCGGGGGCCCCTGGTGAACGCTTCCCTGCGGGCAGCCAAGCAGGCTGACCGGCGGATAAAGCTGTACGCTGTGGAGAAGAACCCAAATGCTGTGGTGAC GCTGGAGAACTGGCAGTTTGAAGAATGGGGAAGCCAGGTGACAGTAGTCTCATCGGACATGCGGGAATGGGTGGCTCCAGAGAAAGCGGATATCATTGTCAGCGAGCTTCTGGGGTCCTTCGCTGATAATGAGCTGTCACCGGAGTGCCTGGATGGGGCCCAGCACTTCCTAAAAG ATGATGGCGTGAGCATCCCTGGGGAGTACACCTCCTTTCTAgctcccatctcctcctccaaGCTGTACAATGAGGTCCGAGCCTGTCGGGAAAAGGACCGCGACCCTGAG GCCCAGTTTGAAATGCCTTATGTGGTACGGCTGCACAATTTCCACCAGCTGTCTGCGCCCCAGCCCTGTTTTACCTTCAGCCATCCCAACAGAG ATCCTATGATTGACAACAACCGCTACTGCACCTTGGAGTTTCCCGTGGAGGTGAACACAGTGCTGCATGGCTTTGCAGGCTACTTTGAGACTGTGCTTTATCAGGACATCACTCTGA GTATCCGTCCAGAGACTCACTCTCCTGGGATGTTTTCATGGTTTCCCATCCTCTTCCCCATTAAG CAGCCCATTACCGTGCGTGAAGGCCAGACCATCTGTGTGCGTTTCTGGCGATGCAGCAATTCCAAGAAGGTGTGGTATGAGTGGGCTGTGACAGCACCAGTCTGTTCTGCTATTCACAACCCCACAGGCCGCTCTTACACCATTGGCCTCTAG
- the PRMT5 gene encoding protein arginine N-methyltransferase 5 isoform X1, with protein sequence MAAMAVGGASGSRVSSGRDLNCVPEIADTLGAVAKQGFDFLCMPVFHPRFKREFTQEPAKNRPGPQTRSDLLLSGRDWNTLIVGKLSPWIRPDSKVEKIRRNSEAAMLQELNFGAYLGLPAFLLPLNQEDNTNLARVLTNHIHTGHHSSMFWMRVPLVAPEDLRDDIIENAPTSHTEEYSGEEKTWMWWHNFRTLCDYSKRIAVALEIGADLPSNHVIDRWLGEPIKAAILPTSIFLTNKKGFPVLSKMHQRLIFRLLKLEVQFIITGTNHHSEKEFCSYLQYLEYLSQNRPPPNAYELFAKGYEDYLQSPLQPLMDNLESQTYEVFEKDPIKYSQYQQAIYKCLLDRVPEEEKDTNVQVLMVLGAGRGPLVNASLRAAKQADRRIKLYAVEKNPNAVVTLENWQFEEWGSQVTVVSSDMREWVAPEKADIIVSELLGSFADNELSPECLDGAQHFLKDDGVSIPGEYTSFLAPISSSKLYNEVRACREKDRDPEAQFEMPYVVRLHNFHQLSAPQPCFTFSHPNRDPMIDNNRYCTLEFPVEVNTVLHGFAGYFETVLYQDITLSIRPETHSPGMFSWFPILFPIKQPITVREGQTICVRFWRCSNSKKVWYEWAVTAPVCSAIHNPTGRSYTIGL encoded by the exons ATGGCGGCGATGGCGGTCGGAGGTGCAAGTGGAAGTCGCGTGTCCAGCGGGAGGGACCTGAATTGCGTCCCCGAAATAGCTGACACACTGGGGGCTGTGGCCAAGCAGGG GTTTGATTTCCTCTGCATGCCTGTGTTCCACCCGCGTTTCAAGAGGGAGTTCACTCAGGAACCTGCTAAGAATCGGCCGGGCCCCCAGACACGATCAGACCTACTGCTGTCAGGAAGGG ACTGGAATACACTAATTGTGGGAAAGCTTTCTCCATGGATTCGCCCAGACTCAAAAGTGGAAAAGATCCGCAGGAACTCCGAGGCG GCTATGTTACAGGAGCTGAATTTTGGGGCATATTTGGGTCTTCCAGCTTTCCTGCTGCCCCTAAATCAGGAAGATAACACAAACTTGGCTAGAGTTTTGACCAACCACATCCACACTGGCCACCACTCCTCCATG TTCTGGATGCGGGTCCCATTGGTGGCACCGGAGGACCTGAGAGATGATATAATTGAGAATGCGCCAACTTCACACACAGAGGAGTACAGTGGAGAGGAGAAGACATGGATGTG GTGGCACAACTTCCGGACCTTGTGTGATTATAGCAAGAGGATTGCGGTGG CTCTCGAAATTGGTGCTGACCTCCCATCTAATCATGTCATTGATCGTTGGCTTGGGGAGCCCATCAAAGCAGCCATTCTCCCCACCAGCATTTTCCTGACCAATAAGAAGGGATTTCCTGTTCTTTCTAAGATGCACCAGAGGCTGATCTTCCGACTCCTCAAG TTGGAGGTGCAATTCATCATCACAGGCACCAACCACCACTCAGAGAAAGAGTTCTGCTCCTACCTCCAGTACTTGGAATACTTGAGCCAGAATCGACCTCCACCCAATGCCTACGAACTCTTTGCCAAGGGCTATGAAGACTACCTGCAGTCCCCACTCCAG CCACTGATGGATAATCTGGAATCTCAGACATACGAAGTGTTTGAAAAGGACCCTATCAAATACTCTCAGTACCAGCAG GCCATCTATAAATGTCTGTTAGACCGAGTGCCAGAGGAAGAGAAGGACACCAATGTCCA GGTGCTGATGGTGCTGGGAGCAGGCCGGGGGCCCCTGGTGAACGCTTCCCTGCGGGCAGCCAAGCAGGCTGACCGGCGGATAAAGCTGTACGCTGTGGAGAAGAACCCAAATGCTGTGGTGAC GCTGGAGAACTGGCAGTTTGAAGAATGGGGAAGCCAGGTGACAGTAGTCTCATCGGACATGCGGGAATGGGTGGCTCCAGAGAAAGCGGATATCATTGTCAGCGAGCTTCTGGGGTCCTTCGCTGATAATGAGCTGTCACCGGAGTGCCTGGATGGGGCCCAGCACTTCCTAAAAG ATGATGGCGTGAGCATCCCTGGGGAGTACACCTCCTTTCTAgctcccatctcctcctccaaGCTGTACAATGAGGTCCGAGCCTGTCGGGAAAAGGACCGCGACCCTGAG GCCCAGTTTGAAATGCCTTATGTGGTACGGCTGCACAATTTCCACCAGCTGTCTGCGCCCCAGCCCTGTTTTACCTTCAGCCATCCCAACAGAG ATCCTATGATTGACAACAACCGCTACTGCACCTTGGAGTTTCCCGTGGAGGTGAACACAGTGCTGCATGGCTTTGCAGGCTACTTTGAGACTGTGCTTTATCAGGACATCACTCTGA GTATCCGTCCAGAGACTCACTCTCCTGGGATGTTTTCATGGTTTCCCATCCTCTTCCCCATTAAG CAGCCCATTACCGTGCGTGAAGGCCAGACCATCTGTGTGCGTTTCTGGCGATGCAGCAATTCCAAGAAGGTGTGGTATGAGTGGGCTGTGACAGCACCAGTCTGTTCTGCTATTCACAACCCCACAGGCCGCTCTTACACCATTGGCCTCTAG
- the PRMT5 gene encoding protein arginine N-methyltransferase 5 isoform X2: MRGPNSGTERRRPVIPERQGFDFLCMPVFHPRFKREFTQEPAKNRPGPQTRSDLLLSGRDWNTLIVGKLSPWIRPDSKVEKIRRNSEAAMLQELNFGAYLGLPAFLLPLNQEDNTNLARVLTNHIHTGHHSSMFWMRVPLVAPEDLRDDIIENAPTSHTEEYSGEEKTWMWWHNFRTLCDYSKRIAVALEIGADLPSNHVIDRWLGEPIKAAILPTSIFLTNKKGFPVLSKMHQRLIFRLLKLEVQFIITGTNHHSEKEFCSYLQYLEYLSQNRPPPNAYELFAKGYEDYLQSPLQPLMDNLESQTYEVFEKDPIKYSQYQQAIYKCLLDRVPEEEKDTNVQVLMVLGAGRGPLVNASLRAAKQADRRIKLYAVEKNPNAVVTLENWQFEEWGSQVTVVSSDMREWVAPEKADIIVSELLGSFADNELSPECLDGAQHFLKDDGVSIPGEYTSFLAPISSSKLYNEVRACREKDRDPEAQFEMPYVVRLHNFHQLSAPQPCFTFSHPNRDPMIDNNRYCTLEFPVEVNTVLHGFAGYFETVLYQDITLSIRPETHSPGMFSWFPILFPIKQPITVREGQTICVRFWRCSNSKKVWYEWAVTAPVCSAIHNPTGRSYTIGL, translated from the exons ATGCGGGGTCCGAACTCAGGGACAGAGAGGCGCAGACCAGTCATTCCCGagaggcaggg GTTTGATTTCCTCTGCATGCCTGTGTTCCACCCGCGTTTCAAGAGGGAGTTCACTCAGGAACCTGCTAAGAATCGGCCGGGCCCCCAGACACGATCAGACCTACTGCTGTCAGGAAGGG ACTGGAATACACTAATTGTGGGAAAGCTTTCTCCATGGATTCGCCCAGACTCAAAAGTGGAAAAGATCCGCAGGAACTCCGAGGCG GCTATGTTACAGGAGCTGAATTTTGGGGCATATTTGGGTCTTCCAGCTTTCCTGCTGCCCCTAAATCAGGAAGATAACACAAACTTGGCTAGAGTTTTGACCAACCACATCCACACTGGCCACCACTCCTCCATG TTCTGGATGCGGGTCCCATTGGTGGCACCGGAGGACCTGAGAGATGATATAATTGAGAATGCGCCAACTTCACACACAGAGGAGTACAGTGGAGAGGAGAAGACATGGATGTG GTGGCACAACTTCCGGACCTTGTGTGATTATAGCAAGAGGATTGCGGTGG CTCTCGAAATTGGTGCTGACCTCCCATCTAATCATGTCATTGATCGTTGGCTTGGGGAGCCCATCAAAGCAGCCATTCTCCCCACCAGCATTTTCCTGACCAATAAGAAGGGATTTCCTGTTCTTTCTAAGATGCACCAGAGGCTGATCTTCCGACTCCTCAAG TTGGAGGTGCAATTCATCATCACAGGCACCAACCACCACTCAGAGAAAGAGTTCTGCTCCTACCTCCAGTACTTGGAATACTTGAGCCAGAATCGACCTCCACCCAATGCCTACGAACTCTTTGCCAAGGGCTATGAAGACTACCTGCAGTCCCCACTCCAG CCACTGATGGATAATCTGGAATCTCAGACATACGAAGTGTTTGAAAAGGACCCTATCAAATACTCTCAGTACCAGCAG GCCATCTATAAATGTCTGTTAGACCGAGTGCCAGAGGAAGAGAAGGACACCAATGTCCA GGTGCTGATGGTGCTGGGAGCAGGCCGGGGGCCCCTGGTGAACGCTTCCCTGCGGGCAGCCAAGCAGGCTGACCGGCGGATAAAGCTGTACGCTGTGGAGAAGAACCCAAATGCTGTGGTGAC GCTGGAGAACTGGCAGTTTGAAGAATGGGGAAGCCAGGTGACAGTAGTCTCATCGGACATGCGGGAATGGGTGGCTCCAGAGAAAGCGGATATCATTGTCAGCGAGCTTCTGGGGTCCTTCGCTGATAATGAGCTGTCACCGGAGTGCCTGGATGGGGCCCAGCACTTCCTAAAAG ATGATGGCGTGAGCATCCCTGGGGAGTACACCTCCTTTCTAgctcccatctcctcctccaaGCTGTACAATGAGGTCCGAGCCTGTCGGGAAAAGGACCGCGACCCTGAG GCCCAGTTTGAAATGCCTTATGTGGTACGGCTGCACAATTTCCACCAGCTGTCTGCGCCCCAGCCCTGTTTTACCTTCAGCCATCCCAACAGAG ATCCTATGATTGACAACAACCGCTACTGCACCTTGGAGTTTCCCGTGGAGGTGAACACAGTGCTGCATGGCTTTGCAGGCTACTTTGAGACTGTGCTTTATCAGGACATCACTCTGA GTATCCGTCCAGAGACTCACTCTCCTGGGATGTTTTCATGGTTTCCCATCCTCTTCCCCATTAAG CAGCCCATTACCGTGCGTGAAGGCCAGACCATCTGTGTGCGTTTCTGGCGATGCAGCAATTCCAAGAAGGTGTGGTATGAGTGGGCTGTGACAGCACCAGTCTGTTCTGCTATTCACAACCCCACAGGCCGCTCTTACACCATTGGCCTCTAG